One stretch of Phaeodactylum tricornutum CCAP 1055/1 chromosome 9, whole genome shotgun sequence DNA includes these proteins:
- a CDS encoding predicted protein, which translates to MAKKKKSANKSAAATPTDDSGTVAASPHRGKKSKDRNGSLTAQIDQAEATVMQNKLSTQVLHQQWRKYLLMLSYLLIVLTFHQSQSPMAACLQDIKAWNGVQKKDANLIPGNEAMLIVLKDSAVNLLAVVMATLLAFFLKDEESHSDFSNSRYILATLLMVPMIGIHRYQTAQHGTNGCIDDLLAKAKLESTVRKRDFPVVLVFHVIVTLCYAFMDWQMAQHAKSILLVTKLRTDLETSTSAAAVTGTDDSRKTK; encoded by the coding sequence AtggccaagaagaaaaaaagcgCCAACAAAAGCGCCGCGGCAACACCAACAGACGATTCTGGTACTGTAGCCGCATCACCTCATCGAGGCAAGAAATCTAAGGATCGCAACGGATCCTTGACGGCTCAAATCGACCAGGCCGAAGCCACAGTGATGCAAAACAAGTTGTCGACCCAGGTTCTACATCAACAATGGAGAAAGTATCTACTGATGCTTTCGTATTTGCTAATCGTTTTGACTTTTCATCAATCGCAATCGCCCATGGCAGCCTGTCTGCAAGATATCAAAGCCTGGAATGGCGTACAAAAAAAGGATGCTAATTTGATTCCAGGAAACGAGGCAATGCTGATCGTACTGAAGGATTCGGCGGTGAATTTGCTAGCTGTCGTCATGGCTACGTTGCTTGCTTTTTTTCTTAAAGACGAAGAGTCGCACAGCGATTTCTCAAATTCTCGCTACATTCTGGCCACACTCCTTATGGTTCCCATGATTGGAATTCATCGGTATCAAACTGCGCAGCACGGAACGAATGGTTGCATTGATGATCTCTTGGCCAAAGCCAAGCTGGAAAGCACCGTACGAAAGCGAGACTTTCCTGTTGTCCTCGTGTTTCACGTTATCGTTACCCTTTGTTACGCGTTCATGGACTGGCAAATGGCTCAGCATGCCAAAAGCATCCTATTGGTCACCAAGCTACGGACCGATCTAGAAACGAGCACTTCCGCTGCAGCAGTGACGGGAACTGACGATTCAAGAAAGACGAAATAA
- the CYCB2 gene encoding predicted protein (B-type cyclin. G2/mitosis-specific) — protein MRSILVDWLVEVHTKFRLIPETLYLCVNIIDRYLSQVETVRKRLQLVGITAMLIASKYEEIYPP, from the coding sequence ATGCGAAGTATTCTGGTCGATTGGCTCGTGGAGGTCCACACAAAGTTCCGGCTCATTCCCGAGACACTTTATCTATGTGTCAACATAATTGACCGATACCTCTCTCAAGTTGAGACTGTTCGCAAGCGACTACAACTGGTTGGCATTACTGCCATGCTCATCGCGAGCAAGTACGAAGAAATCTATCCCCCA
- a CDS encoding predicted protein — protein MKVALALVTAYSIAVVTDAAITFSDLEAGTTNGSSEPSDEQRLRPFSRKNSGHGRTLKNKKSNETPSGSGGKGDTFPVGSEPPSPSPKSGGERPAALPPYSTGSGKSKRKQPEESRSMKKSDKLKIESSTSSKSGKGSGSGKRSGSSKADSSQGKGKGKGKGGGVETAAPIGCASDVAQTILSQVNEVITRNPERCCSFDGPTAVFVTHALADSSTISGFEPFWDNIYGGIESASDSAGTCFVMTGYDSQATPTRDLADILVEVNLVASTIGGVSAMMSTDPSEDVSLIQTIRGIASNPVLPHIGIFNTGYNNVIIEAIVTGFARLPYIGYLQDSDYGKEAGRITLQLLSGTNATPLCFNARPDLTFINDRCATYYNEVTDSSVIPPTGVQCNTASTVDGIVSKIVDANANAVWSHVDCCSAVADAVARVRSMGKSVIAGCMDMDTSGGKVNFITTQPVDLQAFQASTWVNFPLLQEMDGNDGRGVQYFPSLQSLVNTAVFNIVNL, from the coding sequence ATGAAGGTGGCGCTTGCTCTTGTGACAGCGTATTCTATCGCAGTTGTTACCGATGCTGCAATTACATTTTCAGACTTAGAAGCCGGAACAACAAATGGAAGTAGTGAACCCAGTGATGAGCAGAGATTGCGCCCTTTTTCTCGAAAAAACAGCGGTCACGGCCGGACTTtaaaaaacaagaaaagtAATGAAACCCCTTCTGGTAGTGGAGGGAAAGGCGACACATTCCCTGTTGGGTCTGAACCACCGTCGCCTTCACCGAAGTCCGGTGGAGAACGACCGGCTGCACTTCCTCCTTACAGCACTGGTAGCGGGAAGTCCAAACGAAAGCAACCGGAAGAGTCGCGATCTATGAAAAAGAGCGACAAATTGAAAATTGAATCATCAACGAGCTCTAAAAGCGGGAAAGGAAGTGGGAGCGGCAAAAGGAGCGGGAGTAGTAAGGCAGACAGCAGCcaaggaaagggaaagggCAAAGGCAAAGGGGGTGGGGTTGAAACGGCTGCACCCATTGGCTGCGCAAGTGATGTAGCGCAGACAATTCTTAGTCAAGTAAATGAAGTCATTACTCGGAATCCCGAGCGATGCTGCTCGTTCGATGGACCGACCGCAGTTTTTGTAACTCATGCGTTGGCTGATTCCTCAACCATCAGCGGGTTTGAGCCCTTCTGGGACAACATTTACGGTGGAATCGAGTCAGCCAGTGATTCCGCGGGTACCTGCTTCGTGATGACTGGCTATGATTCGCAGGCAACTCCTACGAGGGATTTGGCTGACATTCTGGTCGAGGTAAACCTTGTTGCGAGTACGATCGGAGGAGTTTCTGCCATGATGTCAACCGACCCCTCCGAAGATGTTTCATTGATTCAGACGATCCGAGGTATAGCATCAAATCCAGTGCTTCCGCACATTGGAATATTCAATACCGGATACAACAACGTGATAATTGAAGCGATTGTAACAGGATTTGCACGTCTACCTTACATTGGCTATCTGCAAGACTCTGACTACGGAAAGGAAGCCGGACGCATAACTCTGCAGCTTCTGAGTGGCACAAACGCGACACCACTCTGTTTTAATGCAAGACCTGACCTCACGTTCATCAACGATCGATGTGCAACGTACTACAATGAGGTTACCGATTCGAGCGTCATTCCTCCTACCGGCGTCCAATGTAACACGGCTTCAACAGTTGATGGTATTGTTTCTAAAATCGTAGACGCAAATGCCAACGCGGTTTGGTCACACGTGGACTGTTGCTCTGCTGTAGCCGACGCGGTCGCCAGAGTGCGATCAATGGGTAAATCAGTGATTGCGGGATGCATGGACATGGATACTAGCGGAGGCAAAGTGAATTTTATAACCACGCAACCAGTCGACCTGCAAGCATTTCAAGCCAGCACCTGGGTCAACTTTCCATTGCTCCAAGAAATGGACGGGAACGACGGTAGAGGGGTGCAATACTTTCCTTCACTACAATCGCTGGTTAATACGGCTGTATTCAACATCGTAAACTTATGA
- a CDS encoding predicted protein has translation QNIFLNDFDFEKLGIGGLDAEFNRIFRRAFASRIWPPHIIQQMGIAHVRGMLLYGPPGCGKTLIARQIGKALNAREPKIVNGPEILNKFVGGSEEKIRELFKEAEQEQLEMGDNSMLHIIIMDEMDAICKQRGTVKDGTGVQDSVVNQLLSKIDGVDSLNNILLIGMTNRKDMIDDALLRPGRLEVHVEIGLPDTAGRLQILNIHTRNMRKANRVLQDVLDRLPELAERSKNFSGAELEGLVKAASSYALTRCVDVKDLTKAPDTKNLMLRWEDFERALEDVEPKFGAKSQELKAYYRNGFVPYGESFDLLMGTLERLVEQVRTSTRTPLMSVLLQGPPSAGKTAIAAKAAVDSGYPFVRMISADEMIGYSDVSKSQMIHKAFMDSYKSPLSLIFIDDLERIIDYVPIGPRFSNTVLQTLLILLKKVPPDEGRRLLVIGTTSCPHLLEDLGLVQAFGVTQSIPLLDDPVNVVEVLRTAAHMSEMDAQAIAKAINKPIGIKQLLMVAEMAKQGSEGGRVDPSVFMECLHTVGY, from the coding sequence CAAAATATTTTCCTCAACGATTTTGATTTCGAAAAGCTAGGCATCGGCGGTTTGGACGCCGAATTCAACCGCATCTTTCGACGGGCCTTTGCGTCACGAATCTGGCCACCGCACATTATTCAGCAAATGGGCATTGCGCACGTGCGTGGTATGCTGCTCTATGGACCGCCGGGCTGCGGAAAAACACTCATTGCGCGCCAGATTGGCAAGGCGCTCAATGCGCGTGAACCGAAAATTGTCAATGGACCGGAGATTCTCAACAAATTCGTTGGCGGGtcggaagagaaaattcgggAGCTCTTTAAAGAAGCCGAGCAGGAACAACTGGAAATGGGAGATAATTCTATGTTACACATTATCATTATGGACGAGATGGACGCCATTTGCAAGCAGCGTGGGACGGTTAAGGATGGAACGGGTGTACAGGACTCAGTAGTTAACCAGTTGCTCTCCAAGATCGATGGTGTTGATTCGCTCAACAATATCTTGTTAATTGGCATGACTAATCGTAAAGACATGATTGATGATGCCTTATTGCGGCCCGGGCGTCTCGAAGTACACGTGGAAATTGGATTGCCCGATACGGCCGGTCGCTTGCAGATTCTTAATATTCACACGAGGAACATGCGCAAGGCTAACCGGGTCCTGCAGGATGTCTTGGACCGGTTGCCTGAACTAGCCGAACGGAGCAAGAACTTTTCCGGTGCCGAGCTTGAGGGTCTCGTCAAGGCCGCATCATCGTACGCCTTGACACGCTGCGTAGACGTTAAGGACTTGACTAAGGCACCCGATACGAAGAATTTGATGTTGCGCTGGGAAGACTTTGAACGCGCTCTGGAAGATGTGGAGCCCAAATTTGGTGCCAAGAGCCAAGAACTCAAGGCTTATTACCGGAACGGATTTGTTCCATACGGCGAATCGTTTGATTTACTCATGGGCACTTTGGAGCGGTTGGTGGAACAAGTACGAACATCGACACGAACGCCGCTCATGTCAGTCTTGTTGCAAGGCCCACCATCGGCGGGGAAGACAGCCATCGCTGCGAAAGCGGCCGTCGATTCGGGGTACCCTTTCGTACGCATGATTTCCGCAGATGAAATGATTGGGTACTCAGATGTGAGCAAATCCCAAATGATTCACAAGGCGTTCATGGACTCGTACAAGTCACCATTGTCGCTAATTTTTATTGACGATCTTGAACGCATTATTGACTACGTTCCAATTGGACCACGGTTCAGTAACACTGTACTGCAGACACTCTTGATTTTGCTGAAAAAAGTTCCGCCGGATGAAGGGCGTCGTTTACTGGTGATCGGTACCACGTCTTGCCCACATTTACTAGAGGATTTGGGATTGGTCCAAGCATTCGGGGTCACGCAAAGCATTCCTTTGTTGGACGATCCTGTGAACGTTGTGGAGGTGCTGCGTACCGCTGCTCATATGAGTGAAATGGATGCACAGGCCATTGCCAAAGCCATCAAcaagcctattggtattaAGCAGCTTTTGATGGTTGCCGAAATGGCGAAACAAGGATCAGAAGGTGGTCGCGTGGATCCTAGCGTTTTTATGGAATGCCTTCATACAGTTGGGTATTAA
- the SOD1 gene encoding precursor of mutase superoxide dismutase [Fe/Mn] (Superoxide dismutase [Fe/Mn], likely a mitochondrial precursor; catalyses the conversion of superoxide radicals to molecular oxygen), with product AYSVPDLAYPFEALEPYIDTPTMKIHHDKHHGTYVANINKATEGKDEVPILDLMENAIEAGPAYRNSGGGHYNHAFFWDEMAPPDQAKNTKPSAQLVDLINASFGSMDEMKSKFEALAAPGATFGSGWVWVCVNQKGDELKLVNTPNQDNPLMKGVADEIMFPILGLDVWEHAYYLKYQNRRPEYVSNFWNVVNWDKVSENCAYVVEKHVGVSVRG from the coding sequence GCGTACTCGGTCCCCGACCTCGCGTACCCCTTCGAAGCTCTCGAACCTTACATTGACACACCCACGATGAAGATCCACCACGACAAGCATCACGGAACCTACGTTGCCAACATTAACAAGGCTACCGAAGGCAAGGACGAGGTGCCCATTCTTGATTTGATGGAGAACGCTATCGAAGCGGGTCCGGCCTACCGCAACAGTGGCGGTGGGCACTACAATCATGCCTTTTTCTGGGACGAAATGGCTCCTCCGGATCAAGCCAAGAACACCAAGCCCTCTGCGCAGCTTGTCGACCTCATCAATGCCAGTTTCGGAAGCATGGACGAAATGAAGTCCAAATTCGAAGCCCTCGCCGCTCCAGGAGCCACCTTTGGATCCGGATGGGTATGGGTTTGCGTTAACCAGAAGGGGGACGAACTCAAGCTCGTCAACACACCCAATCAGGACAATCCGCTCATGAAGGGAGTCGCGGACGAAATCATGTTCCCCATTCTGGGTTTGGATGTCTGGGAACACGCTTACTACCTCAAGTACCAAAACCGACGTCCGGAATACGTCTCCAACTTTTGGAATGTCGTCAACTGGGACAAGGTCAGCGAAAACTGTGCCTACGTGGTCGAGAAGCACGTTGGCGTGAGCGTTCGCGGGTAA
- a CDS encoding predicted protein, with translation MAGPPSEQARRQANLRLLQRTCSNEIVSIENTATHVVLYEFSDNAWRKCDVEGSLFLVVTKQSSDPYQAIVLNRNSAENFIMSITPVMQLQHQDPYLIIKQPVEDTTCIRGIWFHSADERIAMNEALQMTIERVKKGHVPLATLGISTTSESNGTATTTAAAPRAASADEATAMASVLSVAAAEATNSTSTSHASPPTGVALDKKSLQLALLSLVQDDRFLDLLHSQYLRVVHARSKK, from the coding sequence ATGGCGGGTCCTCCTTCGGAACAAGCGCGTCGACAGGCCAATTTACGTCTGTTACAGCGCACCTGCTCGAACGAGATTGTCTCCATCGAAAACACGGCTACGCACGTTGTACTGTACGAATTCTCGGACAATGCGTGGCGAAAATGCGACGTGGAAGGATCCCTATTTCTCGTCGTTACCAAGCAATCCAGCGATCCCTATCAAGCTATAGTTTTGAACCGCAACTCTGCCGAAAACTTTATCATGTCCATTACGCCCGTGATGCAATTGCAGCACCAGGATCCCTACTTGATTATTAAACAGCCTGTCGAGGATACGACGTGTATACGGGGTATTTGGTTCCACTCTGCCGACGAGCGCATCGCCATGAATGAGGCCTTACAAATGACCATTGAACGCGTGAAAAAGGGGCACGTACCACTGGCGACTTTGGGAATCAGTACCACATCGGAGAGTAACGGTACGGCGACAACGACTGCGGCAGCGCCCCGAGCGGCATCCGCTGACGAAGCGACCGCCATGGCGTCAGTCTTGTCCGTTGCCGCGGCCGAAGCAACGAATTCTACGTCTACATCGCACGCTAGTCCGCCAACTGGAGTTGCCTTGGATAAAAAGTCGCTCCAGCTTGCTTTGCTATCGCTGGTCCAAGACGATCGATTTCTGGATTTGCTCCATTCACAGTATCTAAGAGTGGTACACGCCCGTTCGAAAAAGTAA
- a CDS encoding predicted protein: MSAGIAKGRLSEERKAWRKDHPIGFYARPTSKGDGSSDMFTWEAGIPGKSGTDWEGGLFKVRMEFSEEYPSRPPKCKFFPPLFHPNVYPSGTICLSILNEEEGWRPAITIKQVLTGIQDLLDDPNPDSPAQSEAINLFLSNKAEYKRRVKIEARKNQPQN; encoded by the exons ATGTCCGCCGGTATCGCCAAGGGCCGTTTGAGTGAGGAGCGCAAGGCTTGGCGCAAGGATCACCCGATTGGTTTTTATGCCCGGCCAACCTCCAAAGGTGACGGTAGTTCCGACATGTTTACGTGGGAAGCGGGTATTCCCGGCAAAAGTGGTACCGATTGGGAAGGGGGTCTGTTCAAAGTCCGGATGGAATTCTCGGAAGAGTATCCGTCACGACCGCCCAAAT GCAAGTTTTTTCCTCCGCTGTTTCATCCCAACGTCTATCCATCGGGGACAATATGCTTATCAATTTTGAACGAGGAAGAAGGTTGGCGCCCCGCAATTACAATTAAGCAGGTATTGACGGGTATTCAGGACTTGCTGGATGATCCCAATCCAGATTCGCCGGCACAATCGGAAGCAATCAATCTTTTCCTGAGCAACAAAGCGGAGTATAAACGACGTGTCAAGATTGAAGCTCGTAAGAATCAACCCCaaaactaa
- a CDS encoding predicted protein, whose translation GVGSKYYEGGFEDTMTRSEAALILGVRESSDPKRIKDAHRKLLILNHPDTGGSTYMAGKINEAKELL comes from the coding sequence GGTGTTGGTTCCAAGTATTACGAAGGCGGCTTTGAAGATACCATGACACGAAGCGAGGCAGCCCTGATTCTTGGCGTTCGCGAATCTAGTGATCCGAAGCGTATCAAGGATGCGCATCGCAAACTGCTCATCCTGAACCACCCAGATACCGGTGGTTCAACATACATGGCCGGAAAGATCAACGAAGCTAAGGAACTTTTG
- a CDS encoding predicted protein, whose amino-acid sequence MGKKNKKTRKEAKDLNPVTEEATSEEAVAKHEPTSEEAVAKHEPTTEEEEDVSMKKKRSVSTSSNDEQPTESKKAKTEQVDSNEDGEKPNFYAESKDDTFENLPLSEKTKYGLNDLGFTRMTQIQSKAIPPLLTGKDLIGAAKTGSGKTLAFLIPCIELLHKAKFTSKNGTGVIVISPTRELAMQIYGVLQELCTHGKHSQTYGLIMGGANRRTESERLAKGVNVIVCTPGRLLDHLQNTKAFVFRNLLALVMDEADRILEQGFEDDLRSILKLLPKERQTMLFSATQTKKVEDLARLSINPKNSVFVDIPSDTNLATAAGLEQGYVTCPSDKRFLLLFTFLKKNKKKKIMVFFSSCNSVKYHAELLNYIDVPVMDIHGRQKQVKRTTTFFQFCKSDIGTMLCTDVAARGLDIPRVDWIIQFDPPDDPKEYIHRVGRTARGAKGSGRALLFLTPEETGFLRYLKAAKVTLNEYDFPTTKVANVQSQLYRLIESNYYLNRASRDAYRSYLLAYASHSHRDIFNVHELDLQAVGVAFGFTTPPRVDLAFGKEKRKKKVDGKTARLAGSGHAFSADNPYGKRDASDRRQFSH is encoded by the coding sequence ATGgggaagaaaaacaagaaaacgcGCAAGGAGGCAAAGGACCTAAATCCTGtcacggaagaagcgacTTCGGAGGAAGCAGTTGCGAAACATGAACCGACTTCGGAGGAAGCAGTTGCGAAACATGAACCGacgacggaagaagaagaagatgtgtcaatgaaaaagaaacgctCGGTTAGTACGAGCAGCAACGACGAGCAACCTACAGAGTCGAAGAAGGCGAAGACTGAGCAAGTTGACAGTAATGAAGATGGCGAAAAGCCCAATTTTTATGCCGAAAGTAAGGATGACACTTTCGAAAACCTGCCATTGTCCGAAAAGACGAAGTACGGATTGAACGATTTGGGTTTTACTCGCATGACACAGATTCAGAGTAAAGCGATTCCGCCTCTTCTGACAGGAAAGGACCTCATTGGAGCAGCTAAGACCGGATCTGGCAAAACTCTCGCTTTTTTGATCCCCTGTATTGAGCTTTTGCATAAAGCAAAGTTTAcgtccaaaaatggaacggGGGTGATTGTGATTTCTCCGACAAGAGAGCTGGCTATGCAGATTTACGGCGTTCTCCAAGAGCTTTGCACGCATGGAAAGCACAGTCAGACGTATGGTCTGATTATGGGTGGAGCAAACAGACGAACGGAATCTGAGCGCTTGGCAAAAGGAGTGAATGTCATTGTCTGTACTCCCGGTCGTTTGTTGGATCATTTACAAAATACAAAGGCTTTTGTGTTTCGTAACTTACTGGCGTTGGTCATGGATGAGGCCGATCGCATCTTAGAACAAGGGTTTGAAGACGACTTGCGCTCTattttgaaattgctacCAAAGGAAAGACAGACGATGCTTTTCTCCGCTACACAAACCAAGAAAGTCGAGGATTTGGCGAGACTTTCTATCAATCCGAAGAATTCGGTTTTTGTCGACATTCCGAGCGATACTAACTTGGCTACTGCTGCTGGACTAGAGCAAGGCTATGTGACTTGCCCATCCGACAAGCGTTTCCTTCTACTTTTCACGTTTCtgaaaaagaacaagaaaaagaagattaTGGTATTCTTTTCGTCCTGCAACTCGGTCAAATACCATGCTGAACTGTTGAACTATATTGACGTTCCTGTTATGGATATCCATGGTCGCCAGAAGCAAGTAAAGCGTACAACGACATTCTTTCAATTTTGTAAGAGCGATATTGGCACGATGTTGTGTACAGATGTCGCAGCTCGTGGACTTGACATTCCTCGTGTTGACTGGATCATCCAATTCGATCCACCGGACGATCCAAAGGAGTATATTCATCGTGTAGGACGCACAGCTCGAGGTGCCAAGGGATCTGGACGAGCCTTGCTGTTTTTGACTCCAGAAGAAACGGGATTTCTGCGCTACCTTAAGGCCGCAAAGGTGACTCTAAATGAATATGATTTCCCAACCACAAAGGTTGCAAATGTGCAGTCTCAGCTTTACCGGTTGATTGAAAGCAACTATTATCTGAATCGAGCGTCGCGTGACGCCTATCGAAGCTACCTTCTTGCATACGCAAGTCACTCTCACCGTGATATATTCAACGTGCACGAGCTGGATCTACAGGCTGTAGGTGTGGCCTTTGGCTTTACAACACCGCCTCGCGTTGATTTGgcatttggaaaagaaaaaagaaagaaaaaagttGACGGCAAAACTGCCAGACTAGCTGGATCTGGGCATGCGTTCTCTGCTGACAACCCATATGGGAAACGCGATGCCTCGGACCGAAGGCAATTTTCGCACTAG
- a CDS encoding predicted protein: protein MVWPATHLICQHLASNSFNPGDCVLELGCGCGLAGITACLSRRSTLNQWVSTDMDERALDLCRENYAVNGISIDVADSVAKIESLRWGDENRIASILHELRKRYEDNGKLFDSLVGADIVYPSTCGQVLLDLLRTVDALLKPGGTFWLSFATRDGPRTPYRLLEVASETGFALDCFPPLDSSTANLMPPMLDSKLLILKRSVDARDRNAMIGYESCRIFPGMLLALDHLDSPSSDDDWDAPPLNDDTDG from the coding sequence ATGGTTTGGCCAGCTACGCATTTGATTTGCCAGCACTTGGCGTCAAATTCGTTCAATCCTGGCGACTGCGTCCTAGAGCTTGGATGTGGTTGCGGGCTTGCGGGTATAACTGCATGTTTATCACGAAGGTCCACGCTAAATCAATGGGTCTCAACTGACATGGACGAGAGAGCTCTGGACCTCTGTCGCGAAAACTACGCCGTGAATGGTATATCAATCGACGTGGCAGACTCTGTCGCGAAAATTGAAAGCCTCAGGTGGGGGGACGAGAATCGAATTGCTTCGATTCTCCATGAGTTGCGAAAGCGATACGAGGATAATGGAAAGCTTTTTGACAGTCTGGTCGGAGCAGACATTGTCTATCCCTCAACTTGCGGCCAAGTTCTATTGGATCTGTTGAGAACGGTAGATGCCTTGCTCAAACCGGGCGGGACATTCTGGCTTTCATTTGCTACACGAGATGGACCGAGGACACCCTATCGGCTACTGGAAGTAGCTAGTGAAACAGGTTTTGCGCTTGACTGCTTTCCACCACTCGATTCCAGTACAGCAAATCTCATGCCACCGATGCTGGACAGTAAACTACTTATTCTTAAAAGATCCGTCGATGCACGCGATCGAAACGCAATGATCGGATACGAGTCCTGTCGTATATTTCCGGGAATGCTTCTGGCGTTGGACCACCTTGACAGCCCGTCGAGTGATGATGATTGGGATGCACCTCCTTTAAATGACGACACGGATGGCTAG